TCTCAACTAGAGCAGCCTCTCTCTGGGAAATGAGATCAGTGATCGTTGactcttgttcactgagttgtCTGTCCTTGTCAGCAATCACACCATCTTTGGTGGCAGCATTAGCACGGACACTATTCAATATCTGTATAAAGTGAAAAAAGGTTATCAACAAGCTAGCTTGTTGACTTATAATGAACAAGTAAAGTGGTTCTGCTGACCTGTTGCTGTCTAACCAGCTGAGTATCTTTGTCTGCTACTTGCTCATCTTTTTGTACCAGAAGTGCAGCGTTCTGTTCCAACTGGTATCCTTGCTGTTCAAGTTGATTGTCTTTTTGCACTAGAAGTGCATCTTTCTCAGTAAGTTGCTCATCTTTCTGTACTATTTGCTCATCTTTCCTCTCCAGTATCCTGTCTTTCTggaccacctctctctgagaacagagtacagcatgcagtgtcagacccttgcacccactagctcactggactggactcaccTGTAGAGCCTCTATCCTCTTCTCCTTTGCCCTGAGGGTCCTGGCAGTCTTCACTCGTGCAATGTCCAGCTGAAGCAGTCCTCCGTCCATCTCcctccccacctcctccagagacgAGAGGAGCTCAGCGGTGGTCGGTCTTCTCTCTGGGGTGTTGGccagacactccctcaccAGACCAAACAAAGGGTGCTCACGTCCACCCGCCAGACTCCTCTCAAGGAGAGCCGTGTAGGGACCTCGacgctcaaactctgagcgagccaggaggtggTCTGGGTTGTTGGGGTCGCTGTACGTGGGGGCAAGGAGATCTCCTGGAAACACCTAGTCCAATGACACAAGTGGAGGAACATGTTAATACTGACTGTCATGATTGTTTTTATGTATGTCTGTATGTATGGAGAAAATGAGTGCACGTATATTcacaatcatacatacaaaatgcaTTTGCTGAAGGTCAACAATATTAAAGGGGGATCTCCCCAACACATACAACCACAATACTAATAAGGTAATTCACTGCATGAAAGGTCACCAGGAATCTaacctatgaatatcattaactacacaCGTACTTGTGTGAGTGCAAACAACTGCAGCACTCCGAAAGAGAAGACGTCTAGACTGGGTCCGTACACACTGTGACCTCTGTCAGAGAGGGCCTCGGGCGGCATGTACACCAGTGTCCCAGGAAACCTCGTCAGAGTCCTGGCCAGTCGACCAGGCTCCAGATTAACGATACGAGAGTTACCAAAGTCTGTGATCTTGGCTCTCAGAGATGCCGTCAGCAGGACGTTCctggcagtgaggtcacgatggaccaCGGACTCACGATGCAGGTGGAGCAGCCCTCGAGCCACACAGACCAGAATGTACTGGGtgacagagagggggatgttGGGGGTGGACTCCAGGAGATCGTCCAGACTTGAGTCCAGCCTCTCCATGACCAGGAGGGGCAGTCGAGTGCCAGTCACGAAACATAGCCCAATGAACTGGGTGATGTTGGGGTGACGGATGCGAGCCATGAGTCGACACTCTCGGCGGTAGTTCCCAGCTAGGTTGGCCACTCCACCACGCTCGTCTGTCTCCAGGAGAACCTCGTGGATCTTCTTGGCTGCATACACCTCACCATTGATCAtcacctgtgcatggaggcagtcacacttgaatagctagcagatacactagagacagtgcacagaaacagagcatgcagtgactgaccTCTTGAACAGAGCCATAGGAGCCAGTTCCTAGAACTCTCTCCTCTCCAAAGTGCTCCACATTCTCCAGCACAAACTCCCTCAAGTCAGCATCATCTCGCAAAGAAAACATTGCTAGTATTAAAAGTTAATTAAGTTgcccagctagctagcttgacaGCTACACAAGATACGCCCCTTTTCTTATTCAATCACATGCAAATAtctgctgaatcagcaaaccACGTGGTCATTTTGAAGCGCGGAGCAAATGGCTACTAGATCTATTGTCTCAGTGTTAGGTGGAGGCGTTGTCCAGTCCTATAATTTGTAgaccacagtgacatagccaggaccatggagagagaccattgcTGAGGAGGTGGGAAGGGCAAGTTCCTGGCCAATTAGATGATCCTACATGACGAAGTTGCTCGTAAAGATGCAAGTCTGATGACAAACTCGGGATAATGAGTGAGTGATAGTGTTGTTATTTAATAGCCTGATAGGATATACCTACTGCCAACATTTTCATGTTCACTGTACCCAAGTATTGTATTTGGATGGTCCGGAAAAACTGTTGTAAACTAGTAAATAGTATGTAGAGGAGCCTACGCacgcgagggactggcaaactgcctatcagtcactcgtctcagctgcaacgagcattgcagcctatcagattgctcgtcatattagccctgtaattgtaaccgcacttacacttcaggggattcatTACATTCCAAAGTAGCtaaagcaaaatttaaccacattatctataatgatattcatgtttggtaGTGTCAAAATTATGATCCATATattccgctgagacgagtgactgataagCAGTTGGCCAGTCGCTCACGCTACGCGCCAGTCTACCTTTttaataccctcgaaatatacccgctatatacggtagcttCTTTATAGTGCATGGTGTGCTTAAATCAATACAAAATTCATGCCCAAATTGTGGAAAATAAGCGTGGACAATATTTAAATAACACGCATAGTTTAGTACATGCACGTGTACGTGTATTGAGTTTGCAATTCCTCAGGGCCATGTTCAAGCTGAACCCCAATGCAAAGACATCAAGTTCAAGCTGAATGCCCAAGAGTTCAAACCTCCGAGAGCAAGCTTCTCTCCAGTGGTCACTGCCTCCTCCACACCTCTCCGGTAAATGCAatcatattataattgtgaaatagcttttccCGAATTTTGAATGTCATACCCCCAGGCCATAATAATCTGTCTTTGAgctcgtgcatgcatgaacaatcTGCCATGATGATCTTAGTAttagcattgtacatgtacgggaTTGATCCCCATCCAGAACTACGAAACTAGCTGGCAAAAAGGAcatctaattattattgcatattGAGAATGCATTTTCAGTTGGTTGTATAATTGTTGCTTAGCAGTGGACTTTATAAATGCTTTTGTACTTTAGGTAACTAGCTGTGAGCTGGCTAAGGCTATGGCTATATATAGTCActttcaatttgttttataTTGTCAAAGCTTTTCCTCGCAATGAGCGATTCTTCAGGACAAAAAAACTCAGTACTTTAGGTAACTAGCTGTGAGCTGGCTAAGGCTATGGCTATATATAGTCActttcaatttgttttataTTGTCAAAGCTTTTCCTCGCAATGAGCGATTCTTCAGGACAAAAAAACTCAGTACTTTAGGTAACTAGCTGTGAGCTGGCTAAGGCTATGGCTATATATAGTCActttcaatttgttttataTTGTCAAAGCTTTTCCTCGCAATGAGCGATTCTTCAGGACAAAAAAACTGTTGGAGGAGCATAAATCGAAAGGAACTGTCCCTAAGGATCTTTTGCTACCTAAGAAAAAAGCTCTGTTTGAAGATGGCCAAGGAACTTTGGACGCAATTTTTTTTTGTCCTGAAGAATCGCTCATTGCGAGGAAAAGCTTTGACAAtataaaacaaattgaaagTGACTATATATAGCCATAGCCTTAGCCAGCTCACAGCTAGTTACCTAAAGTACTGAGTTACCTAAAGTAAAATGTTGCACCTCACCTGCTACGGTACATGCTAACACTGTATATCACTATACAACCACTTTAAAGCATAATCACTCTCTTTATTGTCTCCCAAGAAGTTAAGTAGCTAACTGTTCTCTGTTGCACTGGATGAGTGCTGACTCGGCTCTGTTTAAGTCCAAGAGCAAGAAATCAAAGTGGCTCGACTAGTGAGTTGTGTCACgtcagttagtgtgtagaGTTGTAGTGAAGCTTTTCTTATTCTAGTCACTCTATAGAGATTATTATAGAATACAGTCAGGTTAATTAATGGACTCCATAGCAGACCTATGCCACCTCTAGAGTACAGCTATACTGTTTCACTGTATATCTTGAAGTAAGATTATAATCTAGTGCAATAAGATACTATTAGTGTTATGATTCTACTAAAACTcattctcaaaagtttcagcctatagtctagttttattttattgctcccgttacttgctgcttagccagatcatatatactattgtataacactcctctggtttctatagatctttattatttatgtcaacagccaagggtagcacttcagtgctctagttctaattgtagattgactgatcgattgtcttctgtactattgtttgatttttccacccctcatcttttctggcccccagttatgcggccatttttcagcccggccaagtgttgaggagacaagaagaggcactgagaatggaggtagaggtacagagtataatagctggaaaatgcatttgtgtcatactttgtagcgtcccttaaagtcattcaaggtcaattatagcaggagcccataaataagagaaggagcggctgactacggggatcacgtttcgtaagtggttatgaccgcatttccttatatgcagagtcacttgtggttgaatccctacacgtgttatacagggctgcggtttgcaagcacttagtcgcttccaaacaaggaagtgcggtttcactGGCAATTACGAGATGTGATccccgagtatacgttgaagttagccgctccttctcttatttatgggttCCTGgttatagtgtgtcctatttgaaggtgtgcaatgtacaatcatgtacgaccccccccctacacacacacacctttagacctactatgctgctaagaaagagagggtctcacgtaaactggccactcagtgtgactatgaccatgtgactcttttacccctcagttcccgagccccacccctcactgtctgactcggaagaggagatagactttggatt
This is a stretch of genomic DNA from Halichondria panicea chromosome 1, odHalPani1.1, whole genome shotgun sequence. It encodes these proteins:
- the LOC135352077 gene encoding uncharacterized protein LOC135352077, translating into MFSLRDDADLREFVLENVEHFGEERVLGTGSYGSVQEVMINGEVYAAKKIHEVLLETDERGGVANLAGNYRRECRLMARIRHPNITQFIGLCFVTGTRLPLLVMERLDSSLDDLLESTPNIPLSVTQYILVCVARGLLHLHRESVVHRDLTARNVLLTASLRAKITDFGNSRIVNLEPGRLARTLTRFPGTLVYMPPEALSDRGHSVYGPSLDVFSFGVLQLFALTQVFPGDLLAPTYSDPNNPDHLLARSEFERRGPYTALLERSLAGGREHPLFGLVRECLANTPERRPTTAELLSSLEEVGREMDGGLLQLDIARVKTARTLRAKEKRIEALQREVVQKDRILERKDEQIVQKDEQLTEKDALLVQKDNQLEQQGYQLEQNAALLVQKDEQVADKDTQLVRQQQILNSVRANAATKDGVIADKDRQLSEQESTITDLISQREAALVERAALLQAHREQIGHKDAELVRRDAIIQQQRLGPPPRELRPPLTLKWRRGKDMLIKMGYSVQSVVIGDTVYVGGGDADNYHDSCTVMKLEQDQWTKLPEYTAQYFAMTSLANRLVLVGGIDPRNNKRTNQLAVFESGKWTHPYPPMNIARDCSTAVSFNNHIIVAGGEDDKGPTSIVEVLDVASRRWYIAQSLPNPRSVLKSTLIGNTLYLMGGYNHNRAIKTVHHVDLNELIAKALSNLDTPTLWQTLQEAPLVFSAPLSIGRSLLAVGGADDRRNSSSSIHLYQPDTRRWVKVGDLPTARYFCTCSVLPSGEVIVAGGQTDSFLYIQTVHFFSISTN